GTCGCTGAGCCGGAAGTCGGCGCCGCAGTCCACGACCAGCACATCCGGCCCCAGCTCCTCGGCGACCGCGGCGGACTGGCCGTGCGGCAGCGCGAGAAAGGCGACGTCGTGCCCGGCCAGCACCTCGGCGGAGGTCGGCTGGAGCTCCCGGTCGGCCAGCGGGCCCAGATGCGGCTGCAGCCCGCCCAGGCGCTGCCCGGCGTTGGAGTGCCCGGTCAGCGCCCCGATCTCTACCTCCGGGTGCCCCAGAAGCAGGCGCAGCACTTCACCGCCCGCATACCCGCTCGCCCCGGCCACTGCTGCTCGTACCGTCATGGACCTCTCCTCCCTGATGGCATGACTATACGGATAGTGGCAGTTTTATGCAATGGCCCGAGGGGACGGCCGCGCCGCCCTTCTCGCCTCGCGTCATGGCTGCGACACCGACCGCACTCAAGGTCGACCACCATGCCGACCCATTCCTTTCAGCCACTTCCACCGCGTCGGACCGCCTCGCCACCACACTCACGCACAGTGGCCGCCGGCCGGCGGCGAGGGCCTGCCGGCGGACGCGGACGACGGTGGAGCCGACCACCACGGCCCACCACTCGATGATCTTTAAAGACGGACCCTGGCGGAAATCCAGGACACCTCCCACCATATGCGCCACTTCAGTGACTTGAGTGTGGAACCTCGTCGCAGCGCGAGTCCTCTTATATGGGGCGCAAGGGTGCGCATGTGTGCATCTGCATGCGCACTCCCGCACAGCATGAGTCATGCACGGCCTGAACATGCCGCACGTCAACCTGTGCCGCCCAGGCGGCACGTGGGATACGAGAGGTCTGCTGAATGAAGATTCGCCGCGCCCTGACGGCCGCCGCAGCGGCTGCCGTATTAGCGCCCGTTGCCGTACTGACCGCGCCCGCCGCCGCGTTCGCAACGGAGCCGGTGTCCGGGACCGGTCCCCGCACGCCTGCTTCTCCCGACTCCCCCGGTGCCGCAACACCGGCGGACCAGCCGGCGGCCTCCGCCACGAACGACGGCGGAACGGGGCACGCCCCGGGGAAGCTGCCGAAAGCCGCCGGGACCGCCGAAGGGCCCCATAAGGCGACCACCGGCGCTAAAGGTGCCACCGATGGAGGCAAGGACGCCGGTGACTCCGACGGTGCGGGTCAGTCCTGCGCGTTCGAGTCCGACCAGTTGCAGGCGGCAGTGCACGGGCTGCCGCGCCAGCTGACTGCGGGCGGCGCCTGGACCCCCTTCACCATGACGCTCACCAACACCACCGGCAAGTCCCTGGAGGAGGTCCAGCCCTCTCTGCTCGTGTCCTCCGCCCAAGATGTCGACCGGCCGTACTGGGAGCTGGAGACCGAGTACCGGGACGCCAAGACAGGGAAGTGGAAGACCTTCCACGACGCCCTGCCCGAGGACCTGTTCGGCTTCTTCGCCATCGGTCCGCACAGCAGCATCACGCTGCAGCTGCGCACCCACGCGGTCAAGGACGCCAAGCCCGGCGCCGGATACGCGCTCGCCGCCGGCGACTACCGCAACCGCGACGGTTCCTGTGGCTCGGCCAAGGAAGCCTGGTACGACTTCACCATCCTGCGCGCGGGCGCGAAGCCGACACAGCCCCCGGCCGACAAGCCGGGCGAGCCGGGTGGCACGGCCGCGCCCGGACAGAGCGCCGCGTCCGGCGGCGGTACGGGTTGTTCCGGTTCCACCGGTGGCCTCAGCCCGCAGGGCGGCGGCGAGCTCGCCGCGACCGGCTCCTCGTCGGCGCTCCCGCCGATCGCTCTCGCCGGCGGAGCCGCGATGGTGATCGGCGCGGGTGCGGTCATCGGCGTACGCCGCCGGAAGGGCCTCGCCGGTCCGGGCGCCACGGACGTCACCGCGTAAGCCCCCACCACTTCTCCGAGAACCTGTTACCCCAAGAACTCACGGCCTTGGCACCCGATGACACGGGAAACGAAGGCTCCAGGGGTCCGACGAACCAGGAAAGAGATCTTCATGAAACTGCGCCGCGCCCTGTCGGTCTCGGCCGCGACGGTCGCCCTGCTCCCCGTGGCGATGGCCGCCGCGCCCGCCGCCCAGGCGGCCCCTGCCGCGAAGCTCCCGAAGTGCTCCGACCTCGACACCGGGCAGCAGCACAACACCTTAGTCGGCCGCTCGTTCGGCATACCCAAGTCGATCGCTCTCGGCACTCAGTGGACGACCTACACCGCCACACTCACCAATGCCTCGGCGAAGGAGCTGAAGTCGTTCGAACTCAGCGCCAAGCTGGGCAGCTACATCTACAACGAGGGCGAGCGCGACCTGAGCCCGTACGGCGATCTGCAGTACTGGGACACCACGCAGCACGCCTGGAAGACGCTGCGCCAGGCCGATGGAAAGGCCCGCGGCACCCTCCCCGGCCCGAAGACGCTGAAGCCCCGCGAGTCCGTCCACGCGCAGCTGCGGTTCAGGGTGAGCAAGGACCTGCCCCTGGACCAGGCGTACGACGCGTTCACCGGCATCACCGGCGCCTTCACCGACCGCTACCGTGACACGGACTGCACGGCCGAGGTCGACGAGGTCGGCGCTTTCTATCCCCGCAAGGGCTGAAACCCACGGGGGGGGGTGCCGCCGTCGCGCCCCGACGGCGGCGGCCTCCTGTAGGCCTCTCAAGATCCGCCACCAAAGCTCCGACAGGTAGACCTTCGGCTGGGGCACCCCAGCCGAACGCTTCGCCGACCAGCTGAAGAACGACTTCACCAAACCCCGCATTGCGATGATCGTTGAATCGCCATCGCGGGCCGGTGCTCAGTCGGAG
This portion of the Streptomyces sp. 2114.4 genome encodes:
- a CDS encoding LPXTG cell wall anchor domain-containing protein; the encoded protein is MKIRRALTAAAAAAVLAPVAVLTAPAAAFATEPVSGTGPRTPASPDSPGAATPADQPAASATNDGGTGHAPGKLPKAAGTAEGPHKATTGAKGATDGGKDAGDSDGAGQSCAFESDQLQAAVHGLPRQLTAGGAWTPFTMTLTNTTGKSLEEVQPSLLVSSAQDVDRPYWELETEYRDAKTGKWKTFHDALPEDLFGFFAIGPHSSITLQLRTHAVKDAKPGAGYALAAGDYRNRDGSCGSAKEAWYDFTILRAGAKPTQPPADKPGEPGGTAAPGQSAASGGGTGCSGSTGGLSPQGGGELAATGSSSALPPIALAGGAAMVIGAGAVIGVRRRKGLAGPGATDVTA